A stretch of Brachyspira suanatina DNA encodes these proteins:
- a CDS encoding glycosyltransferase family 9 protein encodes MRNIKNLLVHSPNWLGDIIMSMPAIHLIKEKYQDIKITVMAKRSMLGIFTVSDLVDDYLELKNFPSLRKYNFDTVILFPNSFESAFRVFGHGIKTRIGYKADYRNFMLTEAVDRKEVRWIHTADYYVNLLKAIGINEKRPSIKLKIREDILNKAKDYLKTVNPENKKIFAYGIGATNSVGKIWKEEYFAEVANYLSNKYDALTLFITTPNEKEISDKISAMLLKEPIIPYMPLDMIAAILSLCNGFIGNDSGAMHVASIVGIPTLALYFATPAYQNYPIGINSHLIEKKPNNTACICGGKKCKLDTFECREVIKPQEVINKFEGIINGL; translated from the coding sequence ATGAGAAATATTAAAAACTTACTTGTACATTCTCCTAATTGGCTTGGAGATATAATTATGTCTATGCCTGCAATTCATTTAATAAAAGAAAAATATCAAGATATAAAAATTACTGTAATGGCAAAAAGATCTATGTTGGGTATTTTTACTGTTAGTGATTTGGTTGATGATTACTTAGAATTGAAAAATTTTCCAAGTTTAAGAAAATATAATTTTGATACTGTAATACTTTTTCCTAATTCATTTGAAAGTGCTTTTAGGGTTTTTGGTCATGGTATAAAAACGCGTATAGGATATAAAGCTGATTATAGAAATTTTATGCTTACAGAAGCTGTTGATAGAAAAGAAGTAAGATGGATACATACTGCTGATTATTATGTTAATTTACTTAAAGCTATTGGAATAAATGAAAAAAGGCCTAGTATCAAGTTAAAGATAAGAGAAGATATATTAAATAAAGCAAAAGATTATTTAAAAACTGTTAACCCAGAAAATAAAAAAATATTTGCTTATGGAATAGGGGCGACTAATAGTGTTGGAAAAATTTGGAAGGAAGAATATTTTGCTGAAGTTGCTAATTATTTATCAAACAAATATGATGCTTTAACTTTATTTATTACTACACCTAATGAAAAGGAAATATCTGATAAAATATCAGCAATGCTTTTGAAAGAACCTATAATACCTTATATGCCTCTTGATATGATAGCAGCAATACTTAGCCTATGCAATGGATTTATAGGTAATGATTCAGGTGCTATGCATGTAGCTTCTATAGTTGGTATACCTACTTTAGCGTTATATTTTGCAACACCTGCTTATCAGAATTACCCTATTGGTATTAATAGCCATCTAATAGAAAAAAAACCTAATAATACTGCTTGTATATGTGGTGGTAAGAAATGTAAATTAGATACATTTGAGTGCAGAGAAGTTATAAAACCACAGGAAGTTATAAATAAATTTGAAGGAATAATTAATGGATTATGA